A genomic stretch from Spodoptera frugiperda isolate SF20-4 chromosome 14, AGI-APGP_CSIRO_Sfru_2.0, whole genome shotgun sequence includes:
- the LOC118279081 gene encoding uncharacterized protein LOC118279081 — protein sequence MLIADDCKKGEVWVYKMKYVPFDHCKSYYRRTGLDFDTLWPAHTTCAQSVLGGECVWRSGAILVTKVDHRWRLLGFGVYGPGCQAPARFLDYGMYHTWVKETFTEIGKPVISTIADNHLVMRRTMSKIQRLGTCDSEEMKYELFSDATVLYEKKEGTYKYNLTLVAGMEYSCMEVKARYVSPKKTGKPKLTLRRWCAGEGHERPVCHSGTQFVEIAFYVEITFEDGFVFQLNAYGEQMKVIDPLRAHKYRNTRTKYPNKTKTKDLWPLLKKVASTNLWFRKPKPYYYTDDHSFWKPGYYKQLLVEYPRPLNPKHFSTTTTTTTEEPTTPTTTTTTETPTSPDE from the exons ATGCTGATAGCTGATG ATTGCAAAAAGGGCGAAGTTTGGGTATACAAAATGAAGTACGTACCATTTGACCACTGCAAGAGCTACTACAGGCGGACCGGG CTGGATTTTGACACTCTATGGCCGGCGCACACGACGTGTGCCCAGAGTGTGCTGGGCGGCGAGTGCGTGTGGCGCAGCGGTGCCATACTCGTCACCAAGGTGGACCATCGATGGAGACTG TTGGGTTTCGGAGTGTACGGCCCTGGTTGTCAGGCTCCGGCCAGGTTCCTAGACTACGGCATGTACCACACGTGGGTGAAAGAAACATTTACCGAAATTGGGAAACCTGTTATCTCCACGATTGCGGACAATCACCTCGTGATGCGTAGAA CTATGTCGAAGATCCAAAGACTGGGCACGTGTGACAGCGAGGAGATGAAGTATGAGTTGTTCAGTGATGCAACTgtattgtatgaaaaaaaagaagggacttataaatataac TTAACGCTGGTTGCGGGCATGGAGTATTCTTGCATGGAAGTCAAAGCAAGATATGTATCTCCCAAGAAAACTGGTAAACCGAAACTAACGCTTCGGAGATGGTGCGCGGGTGAGGGACACGAACGTCCGGTGTGCCACAGTGGAACACAATTCGTGGAGATAGCTTTTTATGTGGAAATAACTTTCGAAGACGGTTTTGTATTTCAATTGAATGCGTACGGGGAGCAAATGAAAGTCATAGATCCATTGCGTGCCCATAAATACAGGAATACAAGAACAAAATACCCtaataaaacgaaaacaaaagaTCTGTGGCCCCTTCTTAAAAAGGTTGCGAGCACCAACTTGTGGTTTCGGAAGCCGAAGCCTTATTATTACACAGACGACCATTCGTTTTGGAAACCTGGTTATTACAAGCAGTTATTGGTGGAATATCCAAGACCGCTCAACCCGAAACATTTCTCCACTACCACCACTACCACCACTGAAGAACCAACTACTCCTACTACTACTACCACCACTGAAACCCCAACTTCTCCTGACGAGTAG
- the LOC118279082 gene encoding uncharacterized protein LOC118279082, whose product FIPRSRARVVIGNNCSGPSFGIRDYNYHPSYSTEPFSSLVMIQLNIEGVISFARWRPICRPPTHFKDQPFYAMVLSNSCSKSRVRIHKMKYVSPEHCKSFYRRTGADVDGDWPSYTACARSTSGGDCVWRSGAILVVKIKDRWRLLGFGIYGPGCESPARFLDYGKYHQWVAHNIDRMGKPAITTLADNHVVLRRSLAQIQRFGKCDEEEKAYLAYSDYDHITSDKGFFNYNISIYGETNYPCIEFEANHNPTVGTKPRMRLRQWCLMNMRRPPHEVFKDPIKDKVCFSPRYKYGEAHFNVEVDYTEELHFHVNVYRKTYQRFIKPKFMIAVMNMESSFPEIPSPVDTYDKYQTLLGDPKHPWFLRNDEVARRTATTTTTSTTTPTAPTTTPSMETTTVE is encoded by the exons tttataCCCAGGTCGCGAGCGCGGGTGGTGATCGGGAACAACTGCTCGGGGCCCAGCTTCGGCATCCGAGACTACAACTACCATCCCAGCTACTCCACAGAGCCGTTCAGTTCTCTTGTCATGATACAGCTGAACATTGAGGGCGTCATATCGTTTGCAC GGTGGCGACCGATCTGTCGACCTCCGACTCACTTCAAGGACCAACCATTTTACGCAATGGTTTTATCTAATA GTTGCAGTAAATCCAGAGTGAGAATACACAAAATGAAATACGTGTCGCCTGAACACTGCAAATCGTTTTACAGACGTACCGGg gccgACGTGGATGGCGATTGGCCGTCGTACACTGCATGCGCGCGCAGTACTTCGGGAGGTGACTGCGTGTGGCGCAGCGGTGCTATCCTCGTCGTCAAGATCAAAGACCGGTGGAGACTG TTGGGTTTCGGTATCTACGGCCCTGGTTGTGAATCGCCAGCAAGGTTCCTGGACTACGGAAAGTACCACCAGTGGGTGGCGCACAACATTGACAGAATGGGCAAGCCTGCTATAACCACATTGGCAGACAACCATGTCGTCTTGAGGAGAT CTCTAGCCCAAATCCAGCGGTTCGGTAAATGTGATGAAGAGGAGAAAGCATATCTGGCGTACTCTGACTATGACCACATCACCAGCGATAAGGGAttctttaattataat ATATCTATATACGGGGAGACAAACTATCCGTGCATTGAGTTCGAAGCGAATCATAATCCGACGGTCGGAACAAAACCTAGAATGCGTTTACGTCAATGGTGCCTAATGAATATGCGAAGGCCCCCTCATGAAGTTTTTAAGGATCCAATAAAAGATAAAGTATGCTTCAGCCCAAGGTATAAGTACGGGGAGGCACATTTTAATGTAGAAGTTGATTATACCGAAGAACTACATTTCCATGTTAACGTCTATAGAAAAACATACCAAAGATTTATAAAACCTAAATTCATGATCGCTGTAATGAATATGGAAAGTAGTTTTCCAGAAATACCGTCCCCAGTGGATACCTATGACAAGTATCAAACTTTACTAGGAGATCCGAAACATCCTTGGTTTCTTAGAAATGATGAAGTGGCCAGAAGGACcgctaccactaccactaccagTACTACTACACCTACTGCTCCTACAACTACACCTTCAATGGAAACTACAACAGTTGAATAA